The following are encoded in a window of Labrus bergylta chromosome 16, fLabBer1.1, whole genome shotgun sequence genomic DNA:
- the LOC136183101 gene encoding uncharacterized protein isoform X1, which yields MFFCLLQKIKAGKQSKSGFLHSPDHIRYTKNMINRNFQLSSENKTMGDVWRRMQELFREHEKAELDRFVKKLKDGPDLGVNKHLVMYTSQSSTDNLRQHYETRKMQAADCAADWIKNLAEKLAAFTKSADIAGLGALAIAIIIDMVSFSPPEESIKEALRSVLAEEKTSEVWDLIDECLKRFTMHFENRNKLRSDLERIESQLSLALTKLKNSMVSDGHMSNQSLKVWVNGAAFHIEMLIHLERLGENQTCNPIQSLIAVYQRDLDTLFEKHKEMVKGKTNRLDLLDPFIKVMQVEDSKYYFLDLGVDYEKYFEAYYDHRYHRQKLNIQEYFSDLGQNLPQLVRLTGSFSVN from the exons atgttcttttgtcttctgcag aaaataaaagctggaaaacagtcaaagtctggTTTTCTTCACTCCCCTGACCACATCCGTTACACCAAGAACA tgataaacagaaattttcaactttcatctgaaaacaagacgATGGGTGATGTGTGGAGACGTATGCAGGAGCTGTTCAGGGAGCATGAGAAGGCCGAACTGGACCGTTTTGTGAAAAAGctaaaggatggtccagatCTAGGAGTTAACAAGCACTTAGTGATGTACACCAGTCAGTCGTCTACAGACAACCTCAGACAACATTACGAAACCAGGAAAATGCAAGCGGCCGACTGTGCTGCAGACTGGATTAAGAACCTGGCAGAGAAGCTGGCCGCATTCACTAAGTCTGCTGATATAGCTGGACTTGGAGCACTGGCCATCGCCATCATCATTGACATGGTTTCATTCAGTCCGCCTGAGGAGAGCATTAAAGAGGCTCTGCgatcagtgttagcagaggagAAGACCTCCGAGGTCTGGGATCTGATCGACGAGTGTTTGAAGAGATTCACAATGCACtttgagaacagaaacaagctGAGGAGCGACCTTGAGCGGATCGAAAGCCAGCTGAGTCTCGCTCTCACCAAGTTGAAGAACTCCATGGTGAGCGACGGGCACATGTCGAATCAGTCTTTAAAGGTGTGGGTGAATGGAGCAGCCTTCCACATCGAGATGCTGATTCACCTGGAGAGACTCGGAGAGAATCAAACCTGCAACCCGATACAGAGTCTCATCGCAGTGTACCAAAGAGATCTGGACAcactttttgaaaaacacaaggaaATGGTAAAgggaaagacaaacagactcgATTTACTTGACCCTTTTATCAAGGTTATGCAGGTTGAAGATTCAAAGTATTATTTTCTGGATTTAGGTGTCGACTACGAGAAATACTTTGAGGCATATTATGATCACAGGTACCACAGACAGAAGCTTAATATTCAGGAGTATTTCAGTGATTTAGGACAGAATCTGCCACAGCTGGTTCGTCTTACAGGCTCCTTCAGTGTCAACTGA
- the LOC136183101 gene encoding uncharacterized protein isoform X2 translates to MFRSRGAENECPEGTLNVLLSSAVINRNFQLSSENKTMGDVWRRMQELFREHEKAELDRFVKKLKDGPDLGVNKHLVMYTSQSSTDNLRQHYETRKMQAADCAADWIKNLAEKLAAFTKSADIAGLGALAIAIIIDMVSFSPPEESIKEALRSVLAEEKTSEVWDLIDECLKRFTMHFENRNKLRSDLERIESQLSLALTKLKNSMVSDGHMSNQSLKVWVNGAAFHIEMLIHLERLGENQTCNPIQSLIAVYQRDLDTLFEKHKEMVKGKTNRLDLLDPFIKVMQVEDSKYYFLDLGVDYEKYFEAYYDHRYHRQKLNIQEYFSDLGQNLPQLVRLTGSFSVN, encoded by the exons atgtttaggagcagaggtgcagaaaacgaatgtccagaaggcacattgaatgttcttttgtcttctgcag tgataaacagaaattttcaactttcatctgaaaacaagacgATGGGTGATGTGTGGAGACGTATGCAGGAGCTGTTCAGGGAGCATGAGAAGGCCGAACTGGACCGTTTTGTGAAAAAGctaaaggatggtccagatCTAGGAGTTAACAAGCACTTAGTGATGTACACCAGTCAGTCGTCTACAGACAACCTCAGACAACATTACGAAACCAGGAAAATGCAAGCGGCCGACTGTGCTGCAGACTGGATTAAGAACCTGGCAGAGAAGCTGGCCGCATTCACTAAGTCTGCTGATATAGCTGGACTTGGAGCACTGGCCATCGCCATCATCATTGACATGGTTTCATTCAGTCCGCCTGAGGAGAGCATTAAAGAGGCTCTGCgatcagtgttagcagaggagAAGACCTCCGAGGTCTGGGATCTGATCGACGAGTGTTTGAAGAGATTCACAATGCACtttgagaacagaaacaagctGAGGAGCGACCTTGAGCGGATCGAAAGCCAGCTGAGTCTCGCTCTCACCAAGTTGAAGAACTCCATGGTGAGCGACGGGCACATGTCGAATCAGTCTTTAAAGGTGTGGGTGAATGGAGCAGCCTTCCACATCGAGATGCTGATTCACCTGGAGAGACTCGGAGAGAATCAAACCTGCAACCCGATACAGAGTCTCATCGCAGTGTACCAAAGAGATCTGGACAcactttttgaaaaacacaaggaaATGGTAAAgggaaagacaaacagactcgATTTACTTGACCCTTTTATCAAGGTTATGCAGGTTGAAGATTCAAAGTATTATTTTCTGGATTTAGGTGTCGACTACGAGAAATACTTTGAGGCATATTATGATCACAGGTACCACAGACAGAAGCTTAATATTCAGGAGTATTTCAGTGATTTAGGACAGAATCTGCCACAGCTGGTTCGTCTTACAGGCTCCTTCAGTGTCAACTGA